The DNA segment acgtcagtagtaatcgttatacgttgtcagaaattccaggagtggtcagcagcggtcagcagaggctgggtgaGACTaatagtagccagtcgtaatcgttatacgttgtcagaaattcgaggagtggtcagcagcggtcagcagaggccagtggagacctgttgacgggaggtcggatattagttgttcaagagcgtgaagggaagtgtgagcctttctctctcgactcccacgagacggtccgaacttactttgggcagctttggtgaatcaagaaagaggtcatatgtcattttgtctttgtcgaccctccgaggtctttgcagagatgccagattgagcacccggtgccctactcacacatggaagatcacgcgtatgggttggattttaaattttaaaaggacatagtcaaaaattttttaaggtacaaaacatagcgtttcattttagaacaataacatgagttagcaggtactatcataaaactgttttagccagttatatcccgtTTTATCTGaactataaggtaaaaagtacgaggtacaagtaaatcgaaatccggaaatcattcacattatatcaatgtaaatgaagccctTAAATAGGAGGGGGAGGGGTGCAGAAAACGGGAATTCTTTTGCGAGTCAAACTGTAGACTTTCGGGGAACTTATCGATCATTTTCTGCAACGATCGGCACTTCAACTGTTCGTACGACGTAATAACTTCctcgattataaatattttattacatcATAACAttgtataatattattttgtatttatcGTTCGAGCATTGCCTATCTGtacgaatattttataatttgctAAATGAGATaagtaatatatatttatacttttcgaggatagcgacaTTATGTTCTATAATATAGTAAAGACTCATAATCGAATGCATACAAAGTAATTTATGCTCGAGGAACTCCCTCCTACAGTCGTTAAACTGCGatgattaatatattaatataaatagatTTTTTTCCTTAAATAATCTTTCACATTCAATGAGTAAACAGTTAAATCGGTATCGGTAAAAACAATTTGATTAAAACGTaacaaaaattttctttctcgtcCCCTTTCGATCGTAAGGTGGTTAACCTCTAAATTCCCTATTTTCGTGGTATTTTCTCGCTAGCTAAATGGGACAGCGACTCgataaagaagaaaaagaacgCATTTTCGTAACGAAAAGTCGTTGGTCTTCGGGCGATTAGTGTATCGTCCCACGTACGGAGATGCTGAATCGTCTTTTGAGGGGGACGGGCGAGGGGCGACGAAGAGCGTTCAGCGTGCCGTCCGTGGACGCCCTCACCCTGAAGAAACTCGTCTGCTGGCCAGAATTGCCCGGCAATTCCGTCAACAATTTGAAGATGTCGGTGAAAACGGCCATGACctgtcgaataaaaataatcgggCCAGTTTCTGCTATCGTTACATAACCTCGCGAGATTATCTATTCAGCCACTATGAGCGGAGTATTTTTCTCACAGGCTAAGTTAAAATCGCTCCAGGCATTATCACTCGTGCCGTTTTTTCGTTCAAAACCCCTGACAGTATTCGCAGCACGTGGAACGACGCGGTCGCCATTAACGCGACCCTTCCATCCTCCGTGAACCCTCCCTTCTAAACTTCGCGTCGGCGATCGCCGACGGGCAGCGCGAGCCCGTTACAGCGCTATAACGCGTGCACCCACGACACTGGCGAGAAATCGTTCGTACACTATTCACGGAGGCTCGAATCGTGTGGATTGCTAAGGGATTGGACGACGACGGCGGATAGAAAACGACGAGTCGACGGGGAGGGGGTGCGCTCGGTGCAGAACGTCGCTGATAGCTCGGGGGACCGGCGAAATTCGTACGCGGGACGGTTAATTAATtgtgaaacaaatttttaattacggGCACATTACGATACCGATAACGACGGATCGTGTACCGATGTGCTCGCTGGTATCGCGCGTCCCCGCGTCGGCGATACAGATTTTGTTTACGACTTCGCGATCACGCGTAAACGCCATGACCGCGCTCACGGCGGAGTAAACACTCCGTTTAGAAAAATAACGCCGACGGGGCGATTAAAGGCGAACCGACCGACGATTCCCGGACGATTCGCGAAATCTGATTTCCCCCCGTTTCCGCGATCCGGGGATGCAGGCGGAGAAATTTCAGAAAAGCTTCGCGGCCACGAGGTCTTAGATTACTACCGGCCGCGGAGATACCAGAAAGTTTCGGGGACATTCGTGGCCGATGACGCGTCGCTGCGTCATCTTCCAATATTTGAGATCATTCGGGCTACGTCAAACGGCGACGTTCGGGGAGGTACAAGCTGAAACGGTTACCTGTTCGACGGACTCCCTGACGGAGATCTCGTGGAACGCGTGAGCCTCGATCTCCTCGGCCCTTTGACGCCCTTCCGATGTGGAGACCACCCTCTCGCCCGGGGTGTACGACAGGTCCGATTTGTTCGCTATTAGGATCACCACAGGTGGCACTTTCCTGGTTTTCCTCGCGTGGGACACTAGGAATCTGAAGCAAACACCACCGATTGGGGGGCCTTGTGCATCGTACGACCGACCAAGGTCATCGAGAGCGTTCCCCCCACTCTCTCGTACAGAATTTCTGTCTTTCTCGGTAGAATAAATTGGCACAGAGCGGGAAGAGGGTCTATCCAAGGCGGTGGGGTTGGAGGTTGCGTAAATTTGTAGTGGGGGGAGGTAGTGACCTTGAGCGGCCAATCGATTCTGCCCGGACCCACAGTCAAAACACCGAAGTAGACTGGGTGTCGTAGATAGTATCCGTGGTTATCAATAGCCAGCTCGTACCGTCACACTTGACATCCACGAGCCTGAGATACTAAATATGGCTTATCTCGATAATGAATGGACATAGGCCCACAGGGTGTACGACCTTTTGGGTACGGAATCACTTGTCAACCAAGCTGGAAAAGTTTCTCGGCGCCTCGTGAGACACCTCGTAACCCCGCTGCGATTCCCTCGCCCCTCCCCTCCCCCTTCGAAcgatctaaaaatatttttttgcgaAAGAGCTGTACGAAGATCGAGCGAAATGTTGTACAATTAGCCTAAATAATTCTCAATTCCCTCACCGTAGGCGAGAAGTCTCGTCGAAGCTGACCCGGTCCGACACGGAGTAAACGAGGATTATGGCGTCCGCCAATCGAAGCTTGAACTCTGTCGGGGGTGGCAGGAACCCTGGCGGGTCTGTTAGCTCCCACGAGGCGTCCAGGAAGCTGTCCACCTTGTAAATCCGCTCGGTGGAGCCGTCGTACTCGCCGATGAAACGTTTCGTCGCGAACCGTACGGCCAGGGCTGAAAACAGACcacgatttattattattaacaatCTTTCACGCGCGTACGTGAACTGTAAAGGTTGCCCTTCCCGCTCCCTCGAGGCAGCGTTCACGATCCGAGAGGAATCTATTTTTTTTGTCGACCATAAAGTACGTTTTCACGATAGTAATGCTATTAATTGTTTACGCGATACGAAATCTTGACCAATAGCGATAACCTTTTCTAAAAATTCTGACCGCTGAACCTGAATTCCAACCAGGGCAATCTCTCCGGCTCCCCGCTGTGGCTAGTCCTTGTACAGTATCACAGTTTAGCATAATACCGTCAACGTGTGTGTTTACAACTAACAACGCTATCGAAGCGGAACGATTTAGGGTTGATAAGGGAACCCATAAAGTGCAATAATAATAAGGGACGTGGGAATTGGAAATGCTAAAGTTATCAGTATTAAAAACGTTTCCGTCTTCTTCGAGACTTCCATCTCTGAGTGACGTTAATTACGTGAGAAAAATCAGTTATTGATCATTGCACGTTGATCAATAGCGAAGCACAAATGTGGGGAATTACAGAGGCGTTGGCGTAAATGTGAAACTTTTCTTGGGAGGCGATTCTTTGCTCGAAGAGGAATAAAAATGTCCTTTGCCGTTTTGTAATCTGATGCCCCGTTATCGAGATATAGGCAGGTAAAGTTGTTACGCGCGTGGACGCCGTGGACACGTGTCTCGTGTGTGGGAACGCGTGTATGCGCGCGGCGCACGATCAGCTGACTAGGATATAAATAGCACGTACCAGGAATCGCATCAGTAACCTTTACCTGCTCGTATCTCGATAACGAAACCACGGATTGCAAAATGGAAAAGGACTTTTCGATTCGTATTGGCGCAACGAGTCGGCCCTAAACAGtgtgataataaaataaaaataaaaataatagctgTTAAACTTCTATAGTAATTTGTAAGGCTAATCGATATTACGAATTGTTACTGAAGTATAATGACTTTAAGTCATCGATTTGCTGTGTTTGAATCTACTCAGGAAATCTGTAGAAATGTGACCATATTTATCAAGTTTTTTTTATAGGAAACGTTTATGCGTAGGGTTGCTAGTTTGCAATTAACGTTATAATGAGCTGTTAATAGCCATGCTTGGCTGATCGTATCGCTCTCACGCCATATTATTTGATCGAAGTCTACGAATGGAATCAGCTAATCTCACAACTTCGATGGCGCTATTTATACTTTTAAATGGGTTTTACTGACCACGTGCATAGTAATTTTAGCAAAGGCTACTTTGCCATGTCTTAAATGAAttcttaataattatatttagcaAAAATATAGTTAATAGTTAGGTGAACGATtcaacaaattaaatataaagaGACATTCCTCCGGCCACAAAGTGGTACATCCGCTAAAGCCGACCTTTATCTATCAAATGTGCTTCTTTAAAAGATATATAAATCTCTCTCGGATTACTCAAGACCAATCTTTTCTGAATATGTACTCTGGACCTATTCCCGAATATTATTCTCCTTATCTCGTCATTACGGTAGAAACTTTCTATTAATGACTTCGTTCTTTCTAATAATTGTCTGCCATATTTAGGATTTTGAGTCGACGTCATTGCGTGGTCGTTTTGCACCCGCTGTAAGAAGTATTGATTTCCTCCAGAACATTTCTAATACACATTCTCCAACGTCAGAATTCGGATGTTCTCTTTATTTTTTAAGACAGAAACGAATGGTATCATTTTTGTCTTCTTATCTTAAATATAAAGTCATTcaagtaaaaaaagaaaaagtaaacAGTTCCTTTAATTCAGAGAATGGTGGCTCTACTGTATTTAAAAATAGTCTCCACCGGATTTCATGATCCAAGTGTCGTTATTGATTAGATACTCAGCGTCATCCCTCTGTTCTAAGTAATAGACAGCGCAACACCAGCTACTACAAAGCATTCCATCCTTGGCCATATTTAGACTTCATACACCCCGTCGCTGTTTTCTCCGTCGCTTTTCCGTGTCACTCTCACTTTCTCTGACCGCGACCCTTACCCTATTCTCTTTTCACGTGCCACGACATATCGAATTTCAGATCCTTCCCTCAAAGGGGTTAATATACATCAAAATATCGATGTATCTTAATTTAATATGTAAATCTTCTGATCAACATCCATAATAAACATCTAGGAACAGCTCAACAAGTTAAGATCCCTGGACTTCACTTTTTAAGAGTGTCACTCGTTGACTACACTATAACCTCGAGCAATAGTTTCATAGCTACTCCTTCGGTATGATCAGGATAAGCATAAGGATCTTATTAAATGTGAGTTATACCAGTTGGTTATGTTTTTTACTTATTCAGACAAACACTATGATCCTCGGAAAGCTTGTTACTCTGCTTCCTTAAGTGTCTTACATATGCCCCAAAACCACCATCCACCAGGTCAATTAGTATTACTGATTAGATACTGGTATACACTTCTAGACCTAACTGAAGAATCTAACAATAAAATACGGACATAAATTTGGTTCTTATCCAAATTTAGAAATCCCGTAATCAGTTATTTCCCAATCAAATACATATACAGACTTGCCAGTCCATCCTTATCTAACGGATCAATTATCGTTCAAACAGGGGTGTAGAACTTCTACCAACCTGACCATTTCCCTGTATTTCAAACTCCATAATTACTCCACCTACAACCTTCTTCTCTTTCCTCTGAAACGAGTGTTAACCTTTGGGCCAACCATCAGAACATCCTCATCTAACAGATCAGTTTCTCTACCAATCGAGTAGGAGTCTAGAACTTCAACTCGCATCTTAAAGTATCTTTAGGCAAGTAACCAGGTGACGTTAAAGCCCGAATAGTGTAATTAGAAAACCTCTCATATTGTACCTAATGTAGGCATCTATACCTAACGCAGGTTCAGACAGTTTTGGTAGAAGATCCAGAGACTCTTACCAGTTTTGCCGACGCCCTGATGGCCCAGCAGGATCACTTTGATGATCCTCGGCTCCTTGCTGGTCAGGCCCAGGTTCCACGCGATCGGTGGACTGATTCTTTTCTTCAGCGAAGCCGCTGGCGGACTGAACCTCTCCATGACTTGACGGTCACTGTTTTCCCTCCGGGGCGTCTCATCGATTATGAACCCTCTCTTGAGCTCGATAATACTCAATAGACGCATTACTACGCACGCATCCTTCGAGCATCCCCTTTCACGTCGGCGAACCGTGCTCGGTAAACAAACCGATCGATGACGTTTTGTCATTTTCATGGCTCTCGCCTCGAACCCGATACTTTTAGACGCGCAAGACGTCAATGATTTATTGCTTGTAGACTGTAAGGTGCTCCACAGCATATTTGTTTATCGGCAAAATAGATCGATACCTTCGTACTTTCTCGGGaattaatacaattttttatgCGTGGGCGTGTCTATGCTGGCCtcgattttcattttaaacGGTTCGAAACGGTCGCAGCAAGTCGTGCACCGTTGCATTCCGCGCGATCACGCGGATTCCCGAGTGTCAGACGTTCCCGCGCTGGCGCCAGGAACGCGAACCGCGAAAGGTCGTTACACGTCCTAATCACGACGCTTCGTATCAGTGTCGTTAGGTCAGACTTTTAATAGCCGTTTCGCAATTCGCTGGCCATAGTCCTGGAATGGAATAAAATCGGGCGTCGCGGCGCCGCGGGCGTCCCCCGGTCCCCGCAAGGACCTCGATGGCACGCGACGTCGACGAGATCGTTTGTTAACTTTTATGTAAGAGCGGAGACGCGAGCGGTTCTTTTATCGAGCCGTTACGCGTCGCACTTTGAGTGCGCCGTTCGCAGATACACGACGTGTGTGAGTCACGCGTGGCGCTTCTGTGATTTCCCCCCGTGGTTCGACGCACTTTTCGCCGATGGAAATTCAATCGTCGACAGGGGCCGCGAGCGCGAGCGTCTCCCGGCTGGCCGATAACGGGGCGATAAGTTATTAGCAACAGGCATCGATTTCAATTAAGTTGTCTGGGGTCTACGCGGCCGCTGCCTCGCTTTTTGCACGAGCGTTAGGGATACAAGCAAATCCACCGTGTCACGGCGCTATCGCCCATTGTTCCGCAAACCTGTGACGATCTTTCAGGTTGCTAATGTTCGCTGATGTTCGTTGGAGTTTTTCCATCTTTTCATCGTGTCACAGAGCCCACAGTTAGCGACACAGAAACCAACGAGTTTGTTAGAAAATACCCGAACCATTTGGGCGGCGGGATATGTTGATAAGTGATCTTATAAATAAATCATTGTTCGGCAAAGGCGTCAGTGTAATCTGATAGGTTCTCGACGCTGCAAGATATCGTCTCGAGGAACGTGACACGTCTCCTTGCGAATGAAATTCAGACGGATAAATATAATCCGTTCGCAGTATTTGTTATTCGCGAACGGGTTAACGAATGAGAAGCTGTGCACGAGGAGTGTAGATATCGAACTATTATACACCGAATCAAGTATTCTTCCAACGGAATACTGATATGGAGCATCGTCCAACTGGTCGAGTCGTGTCCCAATTATGTGCAGACGGCTCCTACCGATCACCTGATCGGCTAGTGACACGTGATCTCGAATGGCGATGGCTGGTCACGTGATCTACATTGAGCACCAGCGCACTTCCGCGGCCTCTTGCAGACTTGGCGTCCGTGcggagtatttttatttttgttcaatATCGTCGCTGTCTTATCGCGATCTGGCTGTGACTTTCGTCCTCGAAAACATTCCAAAAGATACAACCAGAACGCCTCTGTCCGGTTAATCGGGTGCAACAAATGTAACACACACGTAAAACTCGTCTATCCAGCTGATTGGTcattgtttaaccaaatgtagaaTTGGCTAACTGCCTAGATACTTCATTTGTAGACCTGGGTACCATGCAGGTATACAGTAGTTTTAGCAGGGAAACCACTTTTCTAATTAAATATAGATATGGAACATCCTCTCCTATCCAATTAGTTGAGCAGGTCAGCCAGTCACATCAAGAAGATTTGTACCATCCAGTTTATTAAGTACGTATCGAATGTAGATGCAGGCCATCTCCAGCCACCTGAACAATTGTCTGAAAGATTCTCACATAGGAGTAGTATCACTCAGGTGATCAACTATTTATCCCCACCAAACGTGGACATGGAACATCTTCTCTAACGGAGAACTTCTACATCCAAATGACTAGCTACTCTCGTTCATCATCCATCCTAGCCTCTAGCTTCATGCAATCATCAAGAAATGCATATCTCCA comes from the Colletes latitarsis isolate SP2378_abdomen chromosome 7, iyColLati1, whole genome shotgun sequence genome and includes:
- the LOC143343727 gene encoding ras-related and estrogen-regulated growth inhibitor: MKMTKRHRSVCLPSTVRRRERGCSKDACVVMRLLSIIELKRGFIIDETPRRENSDRQVMERFSPPAASLKKRISPPIAWNLGLTSKEPRIIKVILLGHQGVGKTALAVRFATKRFIGEYDGSTERIYKVDSFLDASWELTDPPGFLPPPTEFKLRLADAIILVYSVSDRVSFDETSRLRFLVSHARKTRKVPPVVILIANKSDLSYTPGERVVSTSEGRQRAEEIEAHAFHEISVRESVEQVMAVFTDIFKLLTELPGNSGQQTSFFRVRASTDGTLNALRRPSPVPLKRRFSISVRGTIH